The following proteins are encoded in a genomic region of Bacteroidetes bacterium GWF2_43_63:
- a CDS encoding dihydrolipoyl dehydrogenase — MNYDVIVIGSGPGGYVAAIRASQLGMKVAVVEKAEVGGICLNWGCIPTKALMKSAQAFKYMKHAADYGIKLEGEVKPDFAAIVSRSRGVADAMSKGIQFLFKKNKIEILPGFGKLMPGKKVEVTAADGTKTMYDANHIILATGARSRELPALKQDGKKIIGYREAMTLPQQPESMVVVGSGAIGSEFAYFYNTIGTKVTLIEFLPNVVPVEDEEVSKQLERSFKKAGMSILTSSEVTKVDTSGDKCKVYVNTKKGEEIFEADVVLSAVGVATNLEGLGLEETGVAFERGKVLVDDFYRTNIDGVYAIGDIVKGPALAHVASHEGIICVEKIAGMDVHPIDYGNIPGCTYTFPEVASVGMTEKAAVEAGFEVKVGKFPFTASGKAKAAGNTDGFVKVIFDAKTNQWLGAHMIGDNVTEMIAEAVVARNMKATGYDIIHSVHPHPTMSEAVMEAVAAAYDEVIHL, encoded by the coding sequence ATGAATTACGATGTCATTGTTATTGGAAGTGGTCCCGGTGGATACGTAGCTGCCATCAGGGCTTCGCAGTTAGGGATGAAAGTAGCTGTTGTTGAAAAGGCCGAAGTGGGCGGAATATGCCTCAACTGGGGTTGTATTCCAACCAAAGCCCTGATGAAAAGCGCTCAGGCATTCAAATACATGAAACATGCTGCCGACTACGGGATCAAACTCGAAGGGGAAGTGAAACCCGATTTTGCAGCCATTGTTTCGCGCAGCCGCGGTGTGGCCGATGCCATGAGCAAAGGCATTCAGTTTCTGTTCAAAAAAAATAAAATTGAAATTCTCCCTGGTTTCGGGAAACTGATGCCCGGTAAAAAAGTGGAAGTGACAGCCGCAGACGGCACCAAAACGATGTACGATGCCAATCACATCATTCTCGCTACCGGAGCGCGTTCGCGTGAACTACCCGCATTGAAACAGGATGGTAAAAAAATCATCGGATATCGCGAAGCCATGACTTTGCCTCAACAACCCGAAAGCATGGTTGTGGTGGGCAGCGGCGCGATAGGCAGTGAATTTGCGTATTTCTATAATACCATTGGAACAAAAGTGACGTTGATAGAATTTCTACCAAACGTTGTTCCTGTCGAAGACGAAGAAGTAAGTAAACAACTTGAACGTTCGTTCAAAAAAGCCGGCATGAGCATTCTCACTTCATCGGAAGTAACAAAGGTTGATACAAGTGGCGATAAATGCAAGGTGTATGTGAATACAAAAAAAGGCGAAGAAATTTTCGAAGCCGATGTAGTATTGTCAGCTGTTGGTGTTGCAACCAATCTGGAAGGACTGGGGCTTGAAGAAACCGGTGTTGCATTCGAACGCGGTAAAGTTCTGGTTGATGATTTCTACCGAACAAATATTGATGGCGTTTATGCCATCGGCGATATTGTAAAAGGTCCGGCCCTGGCGCATGTGGCTTCGCACGAAGGGATTATCTGCGTTGAGAAAATAGCCGGCATGGATGTTCATCCGATTGATTACGGAAATATACCTGGCTGTACCTACACTTTTCCAGAAGTAGCTTCGGTTGGTATGACCGAGAAAGCCGCAGTGGAAGCCGGATTTGAAGTCAAGGTTGGTAAATTTCCATTCACCGCCAGCGGTAAAGCAAAGGCAGCAGGTAACACCGATGGATTTGTAAAAGTTATTTTTGATGCAAAAACCAATCAATGGCTGGGGGCTCACATGATCGGTGACAACGTGACTGAAATGATTGCCGAAGCCGTTGTGGCGCGCAATATGAAGGCCACTGGCTACGACATTATCCATTCTGTACATCCGCACCCGACCATGAGCGAAGCCGTGATGGAAGCAGTTGCTGCTGCATACGACGAAGTAATTCACTTGTAA